The Fimbriimonadia bacterium genome contains the following window.
CGTGACGCCATTCTCCCTCTGGCGCCTCATCAGTTCGCGCAGGTCTCTGCGACCCAGCGGGTCCAACCCCGATGAGAGCTCGTCTAGGATGAGTAGCTGCGGCTCCCCGAGCAGCGCCTGCGCAATTCCCACGCGCTGCAACATGCCCTTCGACAGGTGCCGGTTCAGGTGGTGCGCCCGATGCGCCACCCCCAGCGAAGCAAGCAGACCGCCGATGCGATCATCGAGAGCGTGTCCGCCCAGACCGTGCAGTTCCCCGTAGAGCCGCAACGTCTCGAACGGAGTGAGGTGGGGTGAGTACAGGGCAGTCTCCGGGAGAAAGCCGATCCCGCGTCGCGCCTTCACGTCTCCCACCGGCATCCCACCGATCCGCACCATGCCCGACGTCGGCGGCTGAAAGCCCATCAACGTCTTGATGGTGGAAGTCTTCCCAGCGCCA
Protein-coding sequences here:
- a CDS encoding ABC transporter ATP-binding protein; protein product: MHTIEVRELVVEYKKSFRQPTRAVDGLSFVVNPGEIVGLVGLNGAGKTSTIKTLMGFQPPTSGMVRIGGMPVGDVKARRGIGFLPETALYSPHLTPFETLRLYGELHGLGGHALDDRIGGLLASLGVAHRAHHLNRHLSKGMLQRVGIAQALLGEPQLLILDELSSGLDPLGRRDLRELMRRQRENGVTVLFSSHELSEVEMLCDRVLVIHQGKLVAEERVEALRGRVESLEDYFVDLVSGAALEEARAA